DNA sequence from the Methanolobus psychrophilus R15 genome:
AAGGATGCAGACGAGAAAATAAAGCGCGCTAATGAGTATCTCGGTAATCTTCTGGAAGCTTCTCCCATTGCAACTCTTTCAATTGACATCGACACGAATATTACCACTGCTAATAAGAATGCTGCCAACCTGCTTTGTATGCATGTGGACGACCTTCTGGGAAGACCTATCTCATCCCTTGTGGAGGGCGATGTATTTTCCGATTTTAAAGATATCAGGGATAGTGAGGTCATTTTTTTCAGGGGGAATGGGGCAAAGGTCCCGATGAACGTTTCAACTTCCTTGATAAAGAATAACGAAGGGACTACGGGCCTTATCATCGCTTTGCAGGAACTGTCAAAACTTAGAGGTTTGTTCATCACTCCGCTGACAGAGGATATGCAGGATGCTGGGGACGATTTGCAACATGAGCTCGAGCCGGGTTCTATATATCTGGCAGACTGCAACAGGAAAGATGAAGGATACTTACTTTTCTCGAAACTTGTGAAACAGGGAAAACCAGGGTTATGTATAACAAGAAAGAATCCCGAGAAGATTCGCTTGCTTTATGGGCTCTCAAAGACCCCTCTGGTATGGATGACCCGGAACAAAATCACTGGCCAGCAAACTCTGGACCCTTCTGAATTATTCAAGATACATCCGACCATACATGATTTCATTCATAAGGTCAGTGACGGCGTAATACTAGTGGATGGCCTGGAATACCTGCTTCTTGATAATGATTTCATTTCCGTCATCAAACTGATCGAGCAAACAAATGACACTGTTATGGCATCGGACTCCAGACTGATAGTGCAGGTCGATCCCGGTACACTTGACAAGAAAGATTTCCACTTGCTTAAAAGATGGATGAAGCTATTAAAAGTTCCAAAGGATATCTAGAACATCACTGAATTATTATATCACTAACTGAGGGCAAGAACCAATGAGATTCATAGATACAATACAGGGCCTGAACGAGGTGTTCGGATCCGATATTCCCAGAGGCAGTGTCGTGATGGTGACAGGAGCTGCAGGCACATTAAAATCCGGATTTACATTCCAGCTTATCTCCAGTTATCTGGAGGGGACGGATGAATCCGGACTTTATATCACACTTGAACAGAGCAGGGATAATCACCTGCAGAACATGCACAGTATGGGTATGGGCGTTTCAAGGAAACTCCATATCTCCGATTTCAGCGATTACAGGGTCCTTTATGGTGACCTTCCGGGAGACCCGCTAGAGATACTTGAGAAGAACATCCTTGATTTCAGGAAAGATACAACAGGCAACTGCACCTGCCTTGCGATAGATTCCCTTGGTGCTTTATATTCTCTGCTTGACATGGAAGCACAGGACCTGCGCAAAAGAGTCTACAGGATGCTTGAGACTTTCCGACGTGAGGGGCTAACAACTTTCATCATACTTGAAGATGACAGATACAAAGGTATCAATGACTCCTCCACAGGTGTTGAAGGCTACCTGGCAGACGGCATAATCGAACTGGGGCTGCACCTGAAGGGCAATGTAGCTAACAGGTACGTGCGTGTGCGTAAGATGCGGGCTGCCTCTCATAGCATGGAACCCTGGATCCTGTCAGTATCGGATAATGGTCTGCAAGTGTATAAGGGCACTTTCTGAGATTTTTTTCCTATCTTACAATTTGCAGTCATTTTATACCAGATCATCTTCTATCGACAATCCTCTTCGGACGGCCTTTGATGTGATAGAACTCAAGCTGACCCGGTCCGACATAGTTGAAAATGATATTCAGACTGCCCTCTATGTAGGCATCCTCCAGAACTCTTTTGTATTTAAGGAAAGAGCCCAGGAAGTTGGATTCTATTACTTGCCGGTCACAATTCTGCGCATCTTCACACTCAAGGCTTACTCTCAGGGTAACCTCTCCCTCATCCTCGCCTCCGTAAAGGAAAGCTTCGTATTCTCCTGTAAGGTATTCCATATTCTCTCTCTGGAAAACTCCCTTCTCGACATCGACCCTGTTGAAAGGGGTTTCGAAGATCCAGAAAGTTTCCGCCTCTCTTTGAGGGTTAAGCACTCTCATATGTGTTCTTCCACATGAACATTTCTCGCGGTCCATCACCACGGTCGTGTCTTCAGTGTCATAATTGAGGAGCACGTTGCCACATTTGGCGCCGACCGGAAGCAGGGTCGTGAGCACTATCCTGCCGCATTCGCCATCCTTTACGAAACCATCCATCCGGGGGTCATAGACATCCATATGGACAAGATCTTCGGGTACATGCAGCCCTTTAAGATGGGAACATTCCCCGCACATGGTGCCTTCGGTACTGCCGTAGGTGTTGAAAACATCGCATCCCCATATCTCAGCAACATAATTGCGGGATTCATCCGGGAAACTCTCGCCACCCACTATAAGCCGCTCAATGCTGGATTCTGTAGGGTCCATTCCCTGCATCTTCATCCTCTTAGCCAGGCTTATGAGCTTGAACACACTTCCCACTATGGATGTGGGTTTATAGGAAGTCATGACCCGCGGCGGAAAATTGCATTTCCCGATGGGGATTATCGTCATCCCTATATTCCTGGCTGCAAGTGTCATGGTGTTGGCACCTACGTTCATTCCATAGGAAGCGCATACAACAACCCTGTCGCCAGGACCAAATCCCTGTGAAACGAAGCTCCTCGCGTATTTCTCTGCGTATCTCTCCCAATCCTCCCATGTTAGGAAGAATGACTTTGGGGTGCCGCTGGTGCCGCTTGTCTCATGCACGGTGAAAACTTCTTTCCAGTCCACTGCCCTGAAACCAAAATCCACGGTTTCAGGCGGCTGGTTCTCCCGAATAGTCTTACCGGATATGACCGGAAGTTCCAAGAGATCTTCGTGTGATTGTATGTCTGAAGGCTTGATGTTATGCTCCCTGAACCACTTTTTGTAGAACAGGGAGTTCTCAGCAGCGTAATTAACAGTGTACTTTATCCTCTCTTCCACCAGAGCATCGAGTTCTCCTCTTTCCATAGTTTCGATATCCGGATTATAGTACTTCGTTTTCAGGTCCATCTTAAGTTCACCATTTGTGTTTTGACTATTATTCTTTAACTTGTCCCAAAATTAGTCTTTCAGTTGCCTGAGTATCTCTTTCCTGTCAGTTGAGGGCAGATTGCAGTTATAGTTCCGGCAGATATGCACTGTTGTCCTGCCATCCTTCATGCTCATATCTGATACGTACTCTGCAATTGCGGAAATTTCCGTTTCCCTGCCCTCAGGTTTCAGGAGTATCACTTTGTTGGGCACAAATTCCCTGTTGATGTCTGATATAATTCCCTGTGTTTCCTCACTTTCAGGGTCGCCTGCCACAACTATCTCCCGGGATGGGCCTGCTGCAAAATCAAGGGCGCACATGAGCTGTGTGTAACCGACAGGCATTTTTGACACCTGCCCGGAGAAAAGCTGCATTATCTCGTATGCTTTTTTCTCAAGGTCGGTGTTCCCTGTTATCCGCCCAAGATGCAGCAGGTTCAGCGCACAAACCGAATTGCCGGAAGGAATAGCTCCGTCGTATATCTCCTTACTGCGCATGATGAGCTTTTCGGAGTCATCTGCAGTATGGAAGAATCCTCCATGTATGCTGTCCCGGAAATGTAATATTAACTGGTCATTAAATCGCAGTGCGTTTCTAAGGTATTCCGTGTTGAAGGTAGCCTGGTAAAGTTCGATAAGTCCCCATATAAAAAATGCATAGTCGTCAAGGAAACCCTCAACAGCCACCTCTCCATCGCGGTACCTGTGGAACAATCTCCCATTGGGGCTGATCATCTTTGACAGGATGAAATCTGCGGTCAAGGCTGCTTCCTGGGCGTAAGCCGGCTCATCAAAGGCTCTGGCAGCTTTGCTGAGGGCGACTATCATAAGACTGTTCCAGTCAGTCATTATCTTATCATCTTTTGACGGATGC
Encoded proteins:
- a CDS encoding signal transduction ATPase; its protein translation is MRFIDTIQGLNEVFGSDIPRGSVVMVTGAAGTLKSGFTFQLISSYLEGTDESGLYITLEQSRDNHLQNMHSMGMGVSRKLHISDFSDYRVLYGDLPGDPLEILEKNILDFRKDTTGNCTCLAIDSLGALYSLLDMEAQDLRKRVYRMLETFRREGLTTFIILEDDRYKGINDSSTGVEGYLADGIIELGLHLKGNVANRYVRVRKMRAASHSMEPWILSVSDNGLQVYKGTF
- a CDS encoding coenzyme F390 synthetase I, which produces MDLKTKYYNPDIETMERGELDALVEERIKYTVNYAAENSLFYKKWFREHNIKPSDIQSHEDLLELPVISGKTIRENQPPETVDFGFRAVDWKEVFTVHETSGTSGTPKSFFLTWEDWERYAEKYARSFVSQGFGPGDRVVVCASYGMNVGANTMTLAARNIGMTIIPIGKCNFPPRVMTSYKPTSIVGSVFKLISLAKRMKMQGMDPTESSIERLIVGGESFPDESRNYVAEIWGCDVFNTYGSTEGTMCGECSHLKGLHVPEDLVHMDVYDPRMDGFVKDGECGRIVLTTLLPVGAKCGNVLLNYDTEDTTVVMDREKCSCGRTHMRVLNPQREAETFWIFETPFNRVDVEKGVFQRENMEYLTGEYEAFLYGGEDEGEVTLRVSLECEDAQNCDRQVIESNFLGSFLKYKRVLEDAYIEGSLNIIFNYVGPGQLEFYHIKGRPKRIVDRR